From one Lycium barbarum isolate Lr01 chromosome 6, ASM1917538v2, whole genome shotgun sequence genomic stretch:
- the LOC132644105 gene encoding uncharacterized protein LOC132644105, protein MLLHQAQAELTRFLHLEEEYWKQKAGMKWFNDGDRNTKFFHSYVRGRRNKLTLKRIQDPSGTWLGNEVDIGSEAIRFFEAQFSEQNSGRDYALLKNIPKLITEEQQKNMQELPSESEVKEAVFSLNGDSASGPDGLIGQFYQKCWEVIKLDVIQMTGFVKGRSIAKNILLAQEIIRDINLRAKHTNVVIKLDMAKAYDRLSWMFLTKVLRQFGFGEVIIDLVWRLLSNNWYLVLINGQSHGFFRSSRGVKQGDPLSPTLVIIAAEVLTRSLNKLHEKPSFIGYGMPKWSPQINHLSYAYDTILFCFGDGCSLKLMMKRLRNYEKASGQLVNTDKSCYYIHHKVPARVNRRIKRHTKMRNGSFPFTYLGCPVFYGRRKLIYYEDLIKKVMKRILSWQNRLLSFGGRYVLINHVVQTMPVYLLSAMNPPSGVIKQLHKIFAKFLWSNTVGVKSKHWVAWDKLCLPKDEGGIGLRSLTDISKALFAKLWWNFRSGRSLWGSYMLNKYCKKWHPIMAIERGGSHTWKKMYENWTRLGALYYIIPDTAREEEIEVRQFVKKGEWNMELLTSTLDQELAQHIKENIKVPVEEEDDEPSWMLETNGRFSVKSAWEFLRHRESKQASIPTDGVGLHQMIMAWWTAETKPKLQPMYRAIPAVIMWSLWKRRNSIKYGGSVSFFRLKQQVQHILHQLIRKRFPWLHIVFAEWEYMHHHLSRYKPKFYYAKVVWIMPPSGRLKCNTDGASKGNPGLSSYGFCIRYCNGDLVYAEAQQMGMATNMEAETVALKQTLKFCKEHNLQQVQLETDSLLLLNIFQDTWTTPWELRSQIEEIKQDMRVMQVQINHIFREGNRLAYFLAS, encoded by the exons ATGCTGTTACATCAGGCACAAGCTGAACTAACCAGATTTTTACACTTGGAGGAAGAGTATTGGAAGCAGAAAGCTGGTATGAAATGGTTCAATGATGGAGATAGAAATACAAAATTCTTCCATTCATATGTGAGGGGCAGGAGGAATAAGTTAACTTTGAAAAGAATACAAGATCCTTCTGGTACATGGTTGGGAAATGAAGTAGATATTGGTTCTGAAGCAATCAGATTTTTTGAGGCACAGTTTAGTGAACAAAATTCAGGACGGGATTATGCATTATTGAAAAATATTCCTAAATTGATAACTGAAGAACAGCAAAAGAATATGCAAGAGTTGCCATCTGAAAGTGAAGTAAAGGAGGCTGTATTTTCACTCAATGGGGATAGTGCTAGTGGGCCTGATGGACTCATAGGACAGTTCTATCAAAAGTGTTGGGAGGTTATCAAATTGGATGTGATTCAAATG ACAGGATTTGTGAAAGGAAGGAGCATTGCAAAAAACATATTGCTGGCACAGGAGATCATCAGAGATATTAACTTGAGAGCTAAACATACTAATGTGGTGATCAAATTAGACATGGCAAAGGCTTATGATAGACTTTCCTGGATGTTTTTGACTAAAGTATTGAGACAGTTTGGGTTTGGAGAGGTTATCATTGATTTAGTATGGAGATTGCTTTCAAACAACTGGTATTTAGTATTAATCAATGGACAAAGTCATGGTTTTTTCAGATCAAGTAGGGGGGTAAAACAAGGTGATCCACTTTCTCCTACATTGGTCATTATAGCAGCAGAGGTTTTAACAAGGAGTCTGAATAAGCTGCATGAGAAGCCAAGTTTCATAGGCTAtggaatgccaaaatggagtcctcAAATCAATCATCTATCATATGCTTATGACACAATATTATTCTGTTTTGGGGATGGATGTTCTCTAAAACTAATGATGAAGAGACTGAGGAATTATGAAAAGGCTTCAGGACAGCTGGTCAATACTGATAAAAGCTGTTATTATATTCATCACAAAGTCCCAGCCAGAGTTAATAGAAGGATTAAAAGACATACAAAGATGAGAAATGGATCCTTTCCTTTCACATATTTAGGTTGTCCAGTGTTCTATGGAAGAAGGAAATTGATATACTATGAGGATCTGATCAAAAAAGTGATGAAAAGGATTCTATCTTGGCAAAATAGACTGTTATCTTTTGGAGGCAGATATGTGTTGATCAATCATGTGGTGCAAACCATGCCAGTGTATTTACTATCAGCCATGAATCCTCCTTCTGGGGTGATAAAACAACTGCACAAGATCTTTGCCAAATTCTTATGGAGCAATACAGTAGGGGTGAAAAGCAAACATTGGGTGGCATGGGACAAATTATGTTTACCAAAAGATGAAGGAGGCATTGGTCTTAGATCACTAACTGATATATCTAAGGCTTTATTTGCTAAGTTGTGGTGGAATTTTAGAAGTGGAAGAAGCTTATGGGGGAGTTACATGTTgaataaatattgcaagaaaTGGCATCCTATTATGGCAATAGAGAGAGGAGGATCTCACACATGGAAGAAGATG TATGAGAATTGGACAAGGCTTGGGGCATTATATTATATCATTCCTGATACTGCTAGAGAGGAAGAAATAGAGGTTAGACAGTTTGTGAAGAAAGGGGAATGGAACATGGAACTGTTAACATCCACTCTAGATCAGGAATTGGCTCAGCATATCAAAGAAAATATCAAGGTACCAGTTGAAGAAGAGGATGATGAACCAAGTTGGATGCTGGAAACAAATGGCAGATTTTCAGTTAAATCTGCATGGGAATTTCTCAGACACAGAGAAAGCAAACAAGCAA GTATCCCCACAGATGGAGTTGGTCTACATCAAATGATCATGGCATGGTGGACTGCTGAGACAAAACCAAAATTGCAGCCTATGTATAGAGCAATACCTGCAGTGATCATGTGGTCATTGTGGAAGAGAAGAAACTCCATTAAATATGGAGGATCAGTGTCCTTCTTCAGACTGAAACAACAAGTACAGCATATACTACATCAACTGATAAGGAAGAGATTCCCATGGCTGCACATTGTATTTGCTGAGTGGGAATATATGCATCACCACCTAAGTAGATATAAACCAAAATTTTATTATGCTAAGGTGGTCTGGATAATGCCACCTTCAGGGAGATTAAAATGCAATACAGATGGGGCAAGCAAGGGCAATCCTGGACTCAGTTCATATGGTTTCTGCATCAGATATTGTAATGGGGATTTGGTCTATGCTGAAGCACAACAAATGGGAATGGCAACAAACATGGAAGCTGAAACTGTGGCTCTAAAACAAACATTGAAGTTCTGTAAAGAGCACAACCTTCAACAAGTGCAATTGGAGACTGATTCACTTCTCCTCCTAAACATCTTTCAAGATACATGGACCACTCCATGGGAACTGAGGAGTCAGATAGAAGAGATCAAACAGGATATGAGAGTTATGCAGGTACAGATTAACCATATATTCAGAGAAGGCAACAGGTTGGCATACTTTCTAGCAAGCTAG